The Pyrococcus horikoshii OT3 genome includes a window with the following:
- the arcC gene encoding carbamate kinase produces MPERVVIALGGNALQQRGQKGTYDEMMENVRKTAKQIAEIIARGYEVVITHGNGPQVGTILLHMDAGQSLHGIPAQPMDVAGAMSQGWIGYMIQQALRNELRKRGIEKEVVTIITQTIVDKKDPAFQNPTKPVGPFYDEKTAKKLAKEKGWVVKEDAGRGWRRVVPSPDPKGHVEAETIRRLVESGIIVIASGGGGVPVIEENGEIKGVEAVIDKDLAGEKLAEEVNADILMILTDVNGAALYYGTEKETWLRNVKVEELEKYYQEGHFKAGSMGPKVLAAIRFIKNGGKRAIIAHLEKAVEALEGKTGTQVTP; encoded by the coding sequence GTGCCCGAGAGAGTTGTTATCGCCCTGGGAGGAAACGCACTCCAGCAGAGAGGGCAAAAAGGGACTTATGATGAGATGATGGAGAACGTAAGGAAAACGGCTAAACAGATAGCTGAGATAATTGCGAGGGGTTACGAAGTCGTTATAACTCACGGTAACGGACCTCAGGTTGGGACGATTCTCCTTCATATGGATGCGGGACAATCCCTTCATGGAATACCAGCCCAACCCATGGATGTTGCCGGGGCGATGAGCCAAGGATGGATAGGTTACATGATTCAACAAGCGTTGAGGAATGAACTCAGGAAAAGAGGGATAGAAAAGGAAGTTGTCACTATAATAACTCAAACGATAGTTGACAAAAAAGATCCAGCATTTCAAAATCCAACGAAGCCTGTAGGCCCATTCTATGATGAAAAAACTGCAAAGAAACTTGCAAAGGAGAAAGGATGGGTTGTCAAGGAAGATGCAGGAAGGGGATGGAGAAGGGTTGTCCCAAGCCCAGATCCCAAGGGACACGTCGAGGCTGAAACGATAAGAAGACTCGTCGAAAGTGGGATTATAGTTATAGCAAGTGGGGGAGGAGGAGTCCCCGTAATTGAAGAGAATGGAGAAATAAAAGGCGTTGAAGCCGTGATAGACAAAGATCTAGCTGGCGAAAAATTGGCCGAGGAGGTTAATGCAGATATACTTATGATACTAACGGATGTCAACGGGGCCGCCCTATACTATGGAACGGAGAAGGAAACTTGGCTTAGAAACGTTAAGGTGGAAGAACTGGAGAAGTACTACCAAGAGGGGCACTTTAAGGCTGGAAGCATGGGTCCTAAAGTTCTTGCAGCAATAAGGTTCATTAAAAATGGAGGAAAAAGAGCAATAATAGCTCACCTTGAGAAAGCTGTTGAAGCCCTTGAAGGAAAGACAGGAACCCAGGTGACTCCCTAA
- a CDS encoding sodium ion-translocating decarboxylase subunit beta, whose amino-acid sequence MGFEQALIDFFEHMGLLNLTIGNIVMILVGLTLVYLAIRYKMEPLLLLPIGISAVLVNLPLSHIADWPLAPQLPPDVQGNIFATLSYLNKQYGPPGLFDLIYYLLIKTEVVPLLIFFGLGAMTDFGPMIADPKTALLGAAAQIGVFVAMLVALALGFNLKEAASIGIIGGADGPTTIYLTTKLAPHILSATAVAAYSYMSLVPLIQPPVIKALTTPEERKIRMEQLRPVSKREKILFPIVSMIVIGLLVPSAAPLIGMLMIGNLFRESGVVQRLSKAAQEELMNIVTIFLGLGVGSTMRAESFLTAKTLMILTLGVVAFASATAGGVLFGKLMMKISGGKINPMIGAAGVSAVPMSARVVQRLASEEDPGNFILMHAMGPNVAGVIGTAVVAGVFLSALG is encoded by the coding sequence ATGGGATTTGAACAGGCTTTGATTGATTTCTTTGAGCATATGGGCTTGTTGAACCTTACTATTGGGAATATCGTCATGATATTGGTTGGCTTAACTCTAGTCTACCTTGCCATAAGGTATAAGATGGAACCCCTACTCTTACTTCCAATTGGAATTAGCGCCGTTCTAGTTAATCTACCCCTTTCTCACATTGCTGATTGGCCCTTGGCTCCACAGCTCCCTCCAGATGTCCAGGGTAATATTTTCGCAACCTTAAGCTACTTGAACAAACAGTATGGTCCTCCAGGATTATTTGACTTGATATACTACCTCTTGATAAAGACAGAAGTAGTACCACTATTGATTTTCTTTGGTTTAGGGGCGATGACGGACTTTGGACCTATGATAGCTGACCCGAAGACCGCTCTCCTGGGCGCAGCGGCCCAAATTGGAGTTTTCGTCGCAATGCTAGTTGCCTTAGCATTAGGCTTCAACTTAAAAGAGGCCGCTTCAATAGGTATAATCGGAGGGGCCGACGGTCCAACCACGATTTACCTAACGACGAAACTAGCTCCCCACATACTTTCCGCAACGGCCGTAGCAGCTTATAGTTACATGAGCCTAGTTCCCCTAATCCAGCCTCCGGTTATTAAGGCCTTAACGACGCCAGAGGAGAGAAAAATTAGGATGGAACAATTGAGGCCAGTTTCAAAGAGGGAGAAGATATTATTCCCAATCGTCAGCATGATCGTCATTGGATTGCTTGTTCCATCGGCAGCACCCTTGATTGGAATGTTAATGATTGGTAACCTCTTTAGGGAAAGCGGTGTCGTTCAAAGGCTCAGTAAGGCCGCGCAGGAGGAGCTAATGAACATAGTCACGATATTCCTTGGTTTAGGTGTTGGCTCAACAATGAGGGCTGAGAGCTTTCTGACAGCTAAAACATTAATGATCTTAACCTTAGGTGTTGTTGCCTTTGCCTCAGCAACCGCTGGAGGAGTACTCTTTGGTAAGCTCATGATGAAAATTTCTGGAGGTAAAATTAATCCCATGATTGGAGCTGCTGGCGTTTCAGCAGTTCCAATGAGCGCTAGGGTTGTTCAGAGGCTTGCTAGTGAAGAAGATCCTGGAAACTTTATATTAATGCATGCAATGGGCCCAAACGTTGCTGGAGTCATAGGAACAGCAGTCGTCGCTGGGGTCTTCCTCTCGGCCCTTGGATGA
- a CDS encoding biotin/lipoyl-containing protein, which produces MKVKVVVNGKEYEVEVEEVMPGKFRVTLEGETYEVETSAGFVTSPKQVQVPTPAPTPAPAPTPTPAPAPSSKTVVSENVVSAPMPGKVLRVLVRVGDRVRVGQGLLVLEAMKMENEIPSPRDGVVKRILVKEGEAVDTGQPLIELG; this is translated from the coding sequence ATGAAAGTGAAAGTTGTAGTTAACGGGAAGGAATATGAGGTTGAGGTTGAGGAGGTAATGCCCGGAAAGTTTAGGGTCACTCTTGAAGGAGAAACATATGAGGTTGAAACCAGTGCGGGCTTTGTAACCTCGCCTAAGCAGGTTCAAGTCCCCACTCCAGCTCCAACTCCAGCTCCTGCGCCCACCCCCACTCCTGCACCTGCGCCATCCTCTAAAACTGTGGTTTCAGAGAACGTTGTTTCTGCTCCTATGCCTGGTAAGGTTTTGAGGGTTCTTGTTCGGGTTGGGGATAGGGTTAGGGTTGGTCAGGGTTTGCTTGTTCTTGAAGCCATGAAGATGGAGAATGAGATTCCATCACCAAGGGATGGTGTTGTCAAGAGAATACTAGTCAAGGAAGGAGAAGCAGTCGACACAGGACAACCACTAATAGAATTGGGGTGA
- a CDS encoding OadG family protein → MGALLEGLYITILGVTIVFIVLSILAAVMYGIGEFERRTVGKEKKPEEVKEVEKTEDYEKVAVITAAILTYLSKRTPKEVPIKVKPSHNWWLSSLTREIEEIENFNYR, encoded by the coding sequence ATGGGAGCTCTCCTCGAGGGCCTTTACATTACAATTTTAGGCGTAACCATAGTGTTTATTGTACTTTCAATCCTCGCTGCAGTTATGTATGGGATTGGGGAGTTTGAGAGGAGAACAGTAGGTAAAGAAAAGAAGCCAGAAGAGGTAAAGGAAGTTGAAAAAACCGAAGACTACGAAAAGGTAGCCGTAATAACAGCAGCAATTTTAACGTACTTGAGCAAGAGAACTCCCAAAGAAGTTCCAATTAAAGTTAAACCCTCCCATAATTGGTGGCTTTCAAGCTTGACGAGGGAGATTGAAGAAATTGAGAATTTCAATTATAGGTGA
- the mmdA gene encoding methylmalonyl-CoA decarboxylase subunit alpha has product MGMIEKVEELHERKKKILQMGGEEAIKKQHEKGKLTARERLELLLDPGSFVEIGMFVKHRATEFGMDKRELPADGVITGYGTINGRLVFVYAQDFTVMGGSLGEMHAMKIKRIMELALEAGAPVIGLNDSGGARIQEGVDSLKGYGEIFKMNTILSGVVPQITAIMGPCAGGAVYSPAIGDFILMVDNPSTFMFITGPQVVKAVTGVEVTPVQLGGAMVHAQRSGQAHLIGKSDEEVIMLIKKLLSYLPSNNMEKPPRVKPKDEPFRRTPELYDIVPDDPNKGYDVRQVIYTIVDRDENGNPDFLELQPYFAPNAVIGFGRINGQPVGIVANNPIHLAGVLDIDSSDKIARFVRFCDAFNIPIVTFVDVPGYLPGVDQESRGIIRHGAKVLYAYAEATVPMVTIILRKAYGGAYLAMGSKHLGADFVFAWPTAEIAVMGPEGAANIIFRKEIAKAENPEEFRRQKIQEYREKFANPYVAAARGYIDDVIDPAETRAKIVMALEALENKRVKLPPKKHGNIPL; this is encoded by the coding sequence ATGGGGATGATCGAGAAGGTTGAAGAGCTTCATGAGAGAAAGAAAAAGATCCTCCAAATGGGAGGCGAGGAAGCTATAAAGAAGCAACATGAAAAGGGTAAACTCACGGCCAGAGAAAGGCTTGAACTTCTTCTTGATCCGGGAAGCTTTGTTGAAATTGGAATGTTCGTTAAGCACAGGGCTACTGAATTTGGTATGGATAAGAGGGAGCTCCCAGCAGATGGTGTGATAACTGGATACGGAACCATAAATGGAAGACTGGTCTTCGTTTATGCCCAGGACTTTACAGTGATGGGGGGTTCACTAGGAGAAATGCATGCCATGAAGATAAAGAGAATAATGGAGCTCGCCCTAGAGGCGGGAGCCCCAGTAATAGGATTAAACGATTCTGGAGGTGCAAGGATTCAAGAGGGTGTTGACTCTCTAAAGGGTTATGGGGAGATATTTAAGATGAATACGATTCTTAGTGGAGTGGTACCCCAAATAACAGCAATAATGGGTCCTTGTGCGGGAGGAGCAGTCTATAGCCCTGCAATTGGAGACTTCATACTTATGGTTGACAATCCTTCGACCTTCATGTTCATCACAGGGCCCCAGGTTGTCAAGGCCGTTACGGGTGTGGAGGTAACACCAGTTCAGCTCGGTGGTGCAATGGTTCATGCACAAAGGAGTGGGCAAGCTCACCTAATAGGAAAGAGTGACGAGGAGGTTATAATGCTAATAAAGAAGCTCTTAAGCTACCTACCCTCAAATAACATGGAGAAACCTCCAAGGGTGAAACCTAAGGATGAGCCATTCAGGAGAACTCCCGAGCTTTACGATATAGTACCCGATGACCCCAACAAGGGTTATGACGTTAGACAGGTGATATACACAATCGTCGATAGAGATGAGAATGGAAATCCTGACTTTCTAGAGTTACAACCTTACTTTGCTCCAAATGCTGTAATTGGATTTGGAAGAATAAACGGCCAACCCGTTGGAATAGTTGCCAACAACCCAATTCACCTAGCCGGAGTCCTGGACATAGATAGCTCTGATAAGATAGCTAGATTTGTGAGGTTCTGTGATGCGTTTAACATTCCAATAGTGACATTTGTCGACGTTCCAGGTTATTTACCTGGAGTTGACCAGGAGAGCAGGGGAATAATAAGGCATGGAGCTAAGGTTCTTTATGCTTATGCAGAAGCGACCGTCCCAATGGTAACCATTATATTAAGGAAAGCCTATGGAGGAGCTTACTTGGCCATGGGGAGCAAGCACTTAGGGGCAGACTTCGTCTTTGCATGGCCTACGGCTGAAATAGCGGTAATGGGACCAGAAGGGGCAGCAAATATAATATTTAGAAAGGAGATTGCGAAGGCTGAGAACCCGGAGGAGTTCAGGAGGCAGAAGATACAGGAGTACAGGGAGAAGTTTGCAAATCCATATGTAGCTGCAGCTAGAGGGTACATTGACGATGTCATTGACCCAGCTGAAACGAGGGCAAAGATCGTCATGGCCCTTGAGGCTTTAGAGAATAAGAGGGTTAAACTACCACCAAAGAAGCACGGAAACATTCCACTGTGA